In one Candidatus Nomurabacteria bacterium genomic region, the following are encoded:
- the rpmA gene encoding 50S ribosomal protein L27, with translation MASKKAGGSTQNLRDSQGQRLGVKRYAGEYVKPGNIIVRQRGTAIRPGLNVMKGSDDTLFAVATGLVSFTNKRVRRFTGQLKMAKYANVVPTDVAQKAPVVRKAAPKKASRKTTKKA, from the coding sequence ATGGCATCAAAAAAGGCCGGTGGTTCTACCCAAAACCTGCGAGATTCTCAAGGTCAGCGTCTCGGCGTTAAACGCTATGCAGGTGAATACGTAAAACCAGGCAACATCATTGTCCGCCAACGCGGAACAGCTATCCGCCCGGGTCTCAATGTCATGAAAGGCAGTGACGACACATTATTCGCGGTAGCAACAGGACTTGTATCCTTTACGAATAAGCGCGTACGTCGCTTTACTGGCCAGCTCAAAATGGCTAAGTACGCAAACGTCGTTCCTACAGACGTAGCTCAAAAAGCTCCTGTGGTAAGAAAAGCTGCTCCTAAAAAAGCAAGCCGCAAAACAACCAAAAAAGCGTAA
- the uppS gene encoding di-trans,poly-cis-decaprenylcistransferase, with the protein MTQGPHHVAMIMDGNRRWAKERGLSTIDGHKAGYETMKKVGDWCIDRGVKVLTVYAFSTENWKRSETEVNFLMLLLETALEKEIEYFLTRQIRLRIIGRREGFSKKILDLIDNAEKETEHFQDFTFCICLNYGGRQEITDAVKAIVTSGISVDEITEDTVASHLYWSNMPGPDLIIRTSGEERLSGFLLWQAAYSELMWMKKYWPDLEERDVDASFERFAERSRRFGK; encoded by the coding sequence ATGACCCAGGGACCACACCACGTAGCCATGATTATGGATGGCAATCGCCGCTGGGCAAAAGAACGCGGTCTTTCGACGATTGACGGTCATAAGGCCGGTTACGAAACAATGAAAAAGGTAGGGGATTGGTGTATCGATCGTGGAGTCAAAGTCCTTACCGTTTATGCGTTTTCTACAGAAAACTGGAAACGCTCAGAGACCGAAGTAAACTTTTTGATGCTCTTACTCGAAACAGCGCTCGAAAAAGAAATCGAATATTTTCTTACGCGACAAATTCGTTTGAGAATTATCGGTAGACGTGAAGGTTTTTCAAAAAAGATTCTTGATCTTATTGATAATGCAGAAAAAGAGACTGAGCATTTTCAAGATTTTACGTTCTGTATTTGTTTGAACTATGGCGGACGTCAAGAAATTACTGATGCTGTAAAGGCTATTGTTACCTCGGGTATTTCTGTTGATGAAATTACCGAAGATACCGTAGCATCACATCTTTACTGGTCTAATATGCCAGGTCCTGATCTCATTATTCGGACTTCAGGTGAAGAGCGCTTGAGTGGATTTTTGCTTTGGCAAGCAGCATATAGTGAGCTCATGTGGATGAAAAAGTATTGGCCAGATCTCGAAGAACGAGATGTTGATGCGTCTTTTGAACGGTTCGCAGAACGGTCGCGTCGATTTGGTAAATAG
- a CDS encoding bifunctional 5,10-methylenetetrahydrofolate dehydrogenase/5,10-methenyltetrahydrofolate cyclohydrolase produces MPIIDGKALAQRLEQETKQQIEALKIAPTLAILQVGDDSASDIYIRNKMKAAERIGAKAVLEKVSADTPDPELLEILKKWNENPLVNGILVQLPLKGEHNTDALIASIDPLKDVDAFHPENAKRLAEKNPIIISPVHEACLRLLNETPVKLAGAIAVLITNTDTFANPLSQLLQTAGCIVTINRPDELDSFKLKESDIVIIAIGRAQFLHPSLTSEKAIIIDVGINKEQGKTVGDADTQAFLDADHWITPVPGGVGPVTVALALNNLAKLTKTQNAL; encoded by the coding sequence ATGCCTATTATAGACGGAAAAGCCTTGGCTCAGCGCCTCGAACAAGAAACAAAACAACAAATAGAAGCACTAAAAATCGCACCAACATTAGCCATATTGCAAGTAGGTGATGATTCAGCGTCCGATATTTATATTCGTAATAAAATGAAAGCCGCCGAACGTATTGGTGCAAAAGCTGTACTCGAAAAAGTCTCCGCCGATACTCCAGATCCTGAGCTTTTAGAAATACTGAAAAAATGGAATGAGAATCCCCTCGTAAACGGAATTCTCGTTCAACTCCCCTTAAAGGGCGAACACAATACTGACGCGCTTATCGCTTCTATCGATCCGCTAAAAGATGTAGACGCATTTCATCCAGAAAATGCAAAACGCCTCGCAGAAAAGAACCCCATTATCATCTCTCCTGTACATGAAGCATGTTTACGATTACTAAATGAAACCCCGGTAAAGCTCGCCGGCGCTATTGCGGTGCTCATTACAAATACTGACACCTTTGCAAATCCCCTCTCACAACTTTTACAAACAGCTGGATGCATCGTTACGATCAATCGCCCTGATGAGCTAGACTCCTTTAAGCTAAAAGAATCAGACATCGTAATTATCGCTATTGGTCGAGCTCAATTTTTACATCCTTCACTCACAAGCGAAAAAGCTATTATTATTGATGTGGGGATTAATAAAGAACAAGGTAAAACGGTCGGAGACGCTGATACACAAGCGTTTTTGGATGCTGATCATTGGATTACCCCTGTCCCTGGTGGCGTTGGACCTGTAACCGTTGCTCTCGCATTAAACAATCTTGCAAAACTGACAAAAACTCAAAATGCTTTGTAG